One Candidatus Obscuribacterales bacterium genomic window carries:
- a CDS encoding DoxX family protein, whose amino-acid sequence MTINQRLTQTVTAVLTSNLSANYASQTAWTILRVVAGVVMIHNGLDKLSNIESFAQAYVQVIGLPFPIFFSYVAAYTELLGAPLLALGLLTRPAALGLLSTMLVAMYHHVLVAGLSIPYLELSVLYAACFLFYLVNGAGLFSADALIAGWLNAASSNARTQAIAQAESAYSTSQPRSK is encoded by the coding sequence ATGACCATAAACCAACGCTTAACCCAAACTGTAACTGCTGTTCTCACATCGAATTTGTCCGCCAACTACGCATCTCAAACTGCATGGACAATTCTTCGCGTCGTAGCGGGTGTTGTCATGATTCACAACGGTCTTGACAAGTTGTCCAACATCGAAAGCTTTGCTCAGGCCTATGTGCAGGTGATCGGGCTGCCCTTTCCCATCTTCTTCAGCTATGTGGCTGCCTATACGGAACTCCTAGGCGCACCCCTCCTCGCCCTTGGATTGCTGACTCGCCCCGCGGCCCTAGGCCTCTTGAGCACCATGCTAGTAGCTATGTACCATCACGTACTTGTGGCTGGGCTCAGCATTCCCTACCTAGAGCTATCGGTTCTCTACGCTGCTTGTTTCCTGTTCTACCTGGTGAATGGAGCGGGTCTCTTCTCCGCCGATGCCTTGATTGCCGGATGGCTCAATGCTGCGAGCAGCAACGCCCGTACCCAAGCGATCGCCCAAGCAGAATCAGCCTACAGCACATCTCAGCCTCGTTCTAAGTAG